One Ricinus communis isolate WT05 ecotype wild-type chromosome 1, ASM1957865v1, whole genome shotgun sequence DNA window includes the following coding sequences:
- the LOC8269545 gene encoding uncharacterized protein LOC8269545 isoform X1 codes for MASRFQAAPLVASPLYPNAIAWSDENLIAVACGHLVTILNPALPFGPRGLITIPISEPYPIGLVKREDLLTGCLLPTALSRDRRPCVRSISWSPLGMASNAGCLLAVCTTEGRVKLYRPPFSDFCAEWIEVIDLSDRLYNYLANTNFEESEIPESEFSHEQTELGCIDDHANVFPNSITRKEYNRRRGVAPNGINKDSETSNREKIHAGCSSHANMSGEQLPKVIDSKSDKRKKKKPESCSLPQITADQYASRSAMLSSVVVAWSPLLCLSSKISLVSQNDSPRRFSLIAVGGKSGNISLWRIDAPQSYSIEHGWLPTSVMLVGLLQAHNSWVTAVNFAFLGSNTNPQVLLASGCSDGSVKIWLGSGEILLDSSESNKTPFFLLKEVIPSDFVPVSVLSIKIPVQAVEKMLLAVGKGSGSFDVWTCDISGCEFSKCGSNDAHDYVVTGLAWAFEGCLYSCGQVDLRHWGLCPFLLAHEDNYVHCWLLRGNALCEVPFPSNTPSLSLTDLPDVFLSCLGLAISPGNLVVAMVRNLDVEQLDHMYEARAQKAIVEFFWIGGQQWDPLSKTSLELASESVFGFSEKELVYWESSILWSLKKIEDLQKPLVMWDIIAALLAFKKFIPKYADHILARYLSMTFLGSHINLSINEILMRISDNLAKVASRLLHLLNIICRCLVLSDLKSDEINSKVELEEPTSTAEEQQSLWMELLFKSEKELRERLVGLSLSACSTESFSRPGNWHPVGSAQMVQWVELNRDHIKDQLKFLASEVQKNKRRLSSIEYEVEEQCSYCSASAPFTSAEVAFCQGSESSDKDVQNHKLARCTVSMQVCPATPLWSCKCCTRQISKLAPETLFTMSEYPEDFKPLMESCKLAEMSKPLCPFCGILLQRLQPDFLLSASPV; via the exons ATGGCTTCGCGATTTCAAGCTGCTCCACTGGTGGCTTCGCCCTTGTACCCTAACGCCATAGCCTGGTCCGACGAGAACCTTATCGCTGTTGCCTGCGGTCACCTTGTCACCATTCTA aatccAGCATTGCCTTTTGGACCGCGAGGCTTGATCACAATTCCAATAAGTGAACCTTATCCAATTGGTTTGGTGAAAAGAGAAG ATTTGCTTACTGGGTGTTTGCTTCCCACTGCTTTATCTCGGGACCGGCGTCCATGTGTTCGTTCAATTTCATGGTCTCCTTTGGGAATGGCGTCTAACGCTGG GTGCTTACTTGCGGTTTGCACCACTGAAGGGCGTGTCAAGCTTTATCGACCTCCATTTAGTGATTTTTGTGCTGAGTGGATAGAG GTTATAGATTTATCAGATAGGCTTTATAATTATCTTGCAAATACCAATTTTGAGGAATCAGAAATTCCTGAGTCAGAATTTTCTCAT gAGCAAACAGAGCTAGGATGCATTGATGATCATGCAAATGTTTTTCCAAACTCTATTACTAGAAAGGAATATAACCGAAGACGAGGTGTTGCCCCCAATGGcat CAATAAGGACTCTGAAACTAGCAACCGTGAGAAGATTCATGCTGGATGTAGCTCTCATGCTAACATGAGCGGAGAGCAGTTGCCTAAG GTTATTGATTCAAAATCTGacaagaggaaaaagaaaaaaccagaAAGTTGCTCACTTCCACAGATAACTGCAGATCAATATGCTTCTCGCAGTGCAATGTTGTCATCGGTTGTTGTTGCTTGGTCGCCACTGTTGTGCTTGTCATCTAAAATCAGTTTGGTTTCTCAAAATGATTCACCTCGCAGATTCTCTTTAATTGCAGTTGGAGGGAAGTCTGGTAATATCTCATTATGGAGAATTGATGCACCACAAAGCTACTCTATTGAGCACGGTTGGCTCCCTACCAGTGTGATGCTTGTTGGGCTTTTGCAGGCACACAATTCATGGGTCACTGCAGTTAATTTTGCTTTCCTTGGATCTAATACTAATCCTCAGGTTTTATTGGCTAGTGGGTGTTCTGATGGGAG TGTGAAGATCTGGTTGGGCAGTGGTGAGATACTTCTGGATTCATCAGAATCTAATAAAACTCCATTTTTTCTATTGAAGGAG GTTATCCCTAGCGATTTCGTCCCAGTTTCAGTACTTTCCATAAAAATACCTGTTCAAGCAGTGGAAAAAATGCTATTAGCGGTTGGGAAAGGATCTGGTTCTTTTGACGTATGGACATGTGACATATCTGGTTGCGAATTTTCTAAATGCGGTTCAAATGATGCTCATGACTACGTT GTTACTGGTTTAGCTTGGGCTTTTGAAGGATGTTTGTACAGTTGTGGCCAG GTTGATTTGAGGCACTGGGGCTTGTGTCCCTTCCTACTTGCACATGAG GATAACTATGTACATTGCTGGCTGTTGCGTGGGAATGCTCTTTGTGAAGTACCATTTCCTTCAAATACTCCTAGTTTAAGCTTGACTGAT CTTCCAGATGTGTTCCTTTCATGCCTAGGTTTGGCAATATCTCCTGGAAATCTTGTTGTTGCTATg GTTCGTAATCTTGATGTTGAGCAATTGGATCATATGTATGAGGCAAG AGCACAAAAGGCTATTGTTGAGTTCTTCTGGATTGGTGGGCAGCAATGGGATCCATTGTCCAAGACATCCCTAGAACTGGCCAGTGAATctgtttttggtttttctgaAAAGGAATTGGTTTATTGGGAATCCAGTATTCTATGGTctttgaaaaaaattgaagatttGCAAAAGCCCCTAGTTATGTGGGATATCATAGCGGCATTATTAGCATTCAAGAAGTTTATACCGAAGTATGCGGACCATATATTGGCTAGATATCTCTCTATGACATTTTTGGGTTCTCATATAAACCTTTCCATTAATGAGATTTTGATGCGGATCTCTGATAATTTAGCAAAAGTTGCTTCTCGCCTATTGCACCTCCTGAATATTATCTGCCGGTGCTTGGTACTATCAGACTTGAAATCTGATGAAATTAACAGTAAAGTAGAATTAGAAGAACCAACTAGTACGGCAGAGGAGCAACAATCTTTGTGGATGGAGCTACTTTttaaaagtgaaaaagaaCTTCGCGAAAGACTTGTTGGTTTGAGTCTTTCTGCTTGCTCTACTGAAAGTTTTTCTCGGCCTGGAAATTGGCATCCTGTTGGATCTGCACAAATGGTGCAGTGGGTTGAACTTAATCGTGATCATATCAAGGATCAACTGAAATTCCTTGCATCAGAGGTTCAAAAGAACAAAAGGAG GCTCTCATCCATTGAATATGAAGTTGAGGAACAATGTAGCTATTGCTCAGCATCAGCTCCTTTTACTTCTGCAGAGGTTGCATTTTGCCAGGGTTCGGAGAGCAGTGACAAAGATGTGCAGAACCACAAATTGGCACGGTGTACCGTTTCTATGCAGGTTTGCCCAGCTACACCATTATGGTCTTGCAAGTGCTGTACCAGACAGATTTCCAAACTGGCACCAGAGACTCTTTTTACAATGTCTGAATATCCTGAAGATTTCAAACCCTTGATGGAATCTTGTAAATTAGCAGAAATGTCAAAACCATTGTGTCCCTTCTGCGGCATACTGCTTCAGAGATTGCAGCCAGACTTTCTACTTTCAGCATCCCCAGTGTAA
- the LOC8269545 gene encoding uncharacterized protein LOC8269545 isoform X3 codes for MASRFQAAPLVASPLYPNAIAWSDENLIAVACGHLVTILNPALPFGPRGLITIPISEPYPIGLVKREDLLTGCLLPTALSRDRRPCVRSISWSPLGMASNAGCLLAVCTTEGRVKLYRPPFSDFCAEWIEVIDLSDRLYNYLANTNFEESEIPESEFSHEQTELGCIDDHANVFPNSITRKEYNRRRGVAPNGINKDSETSNREKIHAGCSSHANMSGEQLPKVIDSKSDKRKKKKPESCSLPQITADQYASRSAMLSSVVVAWSPLLCLSSKISLVSQNDSPRRFSLIAVGGKSGNISLWRIDAPQSYSIEHGWLPTSVMLVGLLQAHNSWVTAVNFAFLGSNTNPQVLLASGCSDGSVKIWLGSGEILLDSSESNKTPFFLLKEVIPSDFVPVSVLSIKIPVQAVEKMLLAVGKGSGSFDVWTCDISGCEFSKCGSNDAHDYVVTGLAWAFEGCLYSCGQVDLRHWGLCPFLLAHELPDVFLSCLGLAISPGNLVVAMVRNLDVEQLDHMYEARAQKAIVEFFWIGGQQWDPLSKTSLELASESVFGFSEKELVYWESSILWSLKKIEDLQKPLVMWDIIAALLAFKKFIPKYADHILARYLSMTFLGSHINLSINEILMRISDNLAKVASRLLHLLNIICRCLVLSDLKSDEINSKVELEEPTSTAEEQQSLWMELLFKSEKELRERLVGLSLSACSTESFSRPGNWHPVGSAQMVQWVELNRDHIKDQLKFLASEVQKNKRRLSSIEYEVEEQCSYCSASAPFTSAEVAFCQGSESSDKDVQNHKLARCTVSMQVCPATPLWSCKCCTRQISKLAPETLFTMSEYPEDFKPLMESCKLAEMSKPLCPFCGILLQRLQPDFLLSASPV; via the exons ATGGCTTCGCGATTTCAAGCTGCTCCACTGGTGGCTTCGCCCTTGTACCCTAACGCCATAGCCTGGTCCGACGAGAACCTTATCGCTGTTGCCTGCGGTCACCTTGTCACCATTCTA aatccAGCATTGCCTTTTGGACCGCGAGGCTTGATCACAATTCCAATAAGTGAACCTTATCCAATTGGTTTGGTGAAAAGAGAAG ATTTGCTTACTGGGTGTTTGCTTCCCACTGCTTTATCTCGGGACCGGCGTCCATGTGTTCGTTCAATTTCATGGTCTCCTTTGGGAATGGCGTCTAACGCTGG GTGCTTACTTGCGGTTTGCACCACTGAAGGGCGTGTCAAGCTTTATCGACCTCCATTTAGTGATTTTTGTGCTGAGTGGATAGAG GTTATAGATTTATCAGATAGGCTTTATAATTATCTTGCAAATACCAATTTTGAGGAATCAGAAATTCCTGAGTCAGAATTTTCTCAT gAGCAAACAGAGCTAGGATGCATTGATGATCATGCAAATGTTTTTCCAAACTCTATTACTAGAAAGGAATATAACCGAAGACGAGGTGTTGCCCCCAATGGcat CAATAAGGACTCTGAAACTAGCAACCGTGAGAAGATTCATGCTGGATGTAGCTCTCATGCTAACATGAGCGGAGAGCAGTTGCCTAAG GTTATTGATTCAAAATCTGacaagaggaaaaagaaaaaaccagaAAGTTGCTCACTTCCACAGATAACTGCAGATCAATATGCTTCTCGCAGTGCAATGTTGTCATCGGTTGTTGTTGCTTGGTCGCCACTGTTGTGCTTGTCATCTAAAATCAGTTTGGTTTCTCAAAATGATTCACCTCGCAGATTCTCTTTAATTGCAGTTGGAGGGAAGTCTGGTAATATCTCATTATGGAGAATTGATGCACCACAAAGCTACTCTATTGAGCACGGTTGGCTCCCTACCAGTGTGATGCTTGTTGGGCTTTTGCAGGCACACAATTCATGGGTCACTGCAGTTAATTTTGCTTTCCTTGGATCTAATACTAATCCTCAGGTTTTATTGGCTAGTGGGTGTTCTGATGGGAG TGTGAAGATCTGGTTGGGCAGTGGTGAGATACTTCTGGATTCATCAGAATCTAATAAAACTCCATTTTTTCTATTGAAGGAG GTTATCCCTAGCGATTTCGTCCCAGTTTCAGTACTTTCCATAAAAATACCTGTTCAAGCAGTGGAAAAAATGCTATTAGCGGTTGGGAAAGGATCTGGTTCTTTTGACGTATGGACATGTGACATATCTGGTTGCGAATTTTCTAAATGCGGTTCAAATGATGCTCATGACTACGTT GTTACTGGTTTAGCTTGGGCTTTTGAAGGATGTTTGTACAGTTGTGGCCAG GTTGATTTGAGGCACTGGGGCTTGTGTCCCTTCCTACTTGCACATGAG CTTCCAGATGTGTTCCTTTCATGCCTAGGTTTGGCAATATCTCCTGGAAATCTTGTTGTTGCTATg GTTCGTAATCTTGATGTTGAGCAATTGGATCATATGTATGAGGCAAG AGCACAAAAGGCTATTGTTGAGTTCTTCTGGATTGGTGGGCAGCAATGGGATCCATTGTCCAAGACATCCCTAGAACTGGCCAGTGAATctgtttttggtttttctgaAAAGGAATTGGTTTATTGGGAATCCAGTATTCTATGGTctttgaaaaaaattgaagatttGCAAAAGCCCCTAGTTATGTGGGATATCATAGCGGCATTATTAGCATTCAAGAAGTTTATACCGAAGTATGCGGACCATATATTGGCTAGATATCTCTCTATGACATTTTTGGGTTCTCATATAAACCTTTCCATTAATGAGATTTTGATGCGGATCTCTGATAATTTAGCAAAAGTTGCTTCTCGCCTATTGCACCTCCTGAATATTATCTGCCGGTGCTTGGTACTATCAGACTTGAAATCTGATGAAATTAACAGTAAAGTAGAATTAGAAGAACCAACTAGTACGGCAGAGGAGCAACAATCTTTGTGGATGGAGCTACTTTttaaaagtgaaaaagaaCTTCGCGAAAGACTTGTTGGTTTGAGTCTTTCTGCTTGCTCTACTGAAAGTTTTTCTCGGCCTGGAAATTGGCATCCTGTTGGATCTGCACAAATGGTGCAGTGGGTTGAACTTAATCGTGATCATATCAAGGATCAACTGAAATTCCTTGCATCAGAGGTTCAAAAGAACAAAAGGAG GCTCTCATCCATTGAATATGAAGTTGAGGAACAATGTAGCTATTGCTCAGCATCAGCTCCTTTTACTTCTGCAGAGGTTGCATTTTGCCAGGGTTCGGAGAGCAGTGACAAAGATGTGCAGAACCACAAATTGGCACGGTGTACCGTTTCTATGCAGGTTTGCCCAGCTACACCATTATGGTCTTGCAAGTGCTGTACCAGACAGATTTCCAAACTGGCACCAGAGACTCTTTTTACAATGTCTGAATATCCTGAAGATTTCAAACCCTTGATGGAATCTTGTAAATTAGCAGAAATGTCAAAACCATTGTGTCCCTTCTGCGGCATACTGCTTCAGAGATTGCAGCCAGACTTTCTACTTTCAGCATCCCCAGTGTAA
- the LOC8269545 gene encoding uncharacterized protein LOC8269545 isoform X5 has translation MASRFQAAPLVASPLYPNAIAWSDENLIAVACGHLVTILNPALPFGPRGLITIPISEPYPIGLVKREDLLTGCLLPTALSRDRRPCVRSISWSPLGMASNAGCLLAVCTTEGRVKLYRPPFSDFCAEWIEVIDLSDRLYNYLANTNFEESEIPESEFSHEQTELGCIDDHANVFPNSITRKEYNRRRGVAPNGINKDSETSNREKIHAGCSSHANMSGEQLPKVIDSKSDKRKKKKPESCSLPQITADQYASRSAMLSSLEGSLAHNSWVTAVNFAFLGSNTNPQVLLASGCSDGSVKIWLGSGEILLDSSESNKTPFFLLKEVIPSDFVPVSVLSIKIPVQAVEKMLLAVGKGSGSFDVWTCDISGCEFSKCGSNDAHDYVVTGLAWAFEGCLYSCGQVDLRHWGLCPFLLAHEDNYVHCWLLRGNALCEVPFPSNTPSLSLTDLPDVFLSCLGLAISPGNLVVAMVRNLDVEQLDHMYEARAQKAIVEFFWIGGQQWDPLSKTSLELASESVFGFSEKELVYWESSILWSLKKIEDLQKPLVMWDIIAALLAFKKFIPKYADHILARYLSMTFLGSHINLSINEILMRISDNLAKVASRLLHLLNIICRCLVLSDLKSDEINSKVELEEPTSTAEEQQSLWMELLFKSEKELRERLVGLSLSACSTESFSRPGNWHPVGSAQMVQWVELNRDHIKDQLKFLASEVQKNKRRLSSIEYEVEEQCSYCSASAPFTSAEVAFCQGSESSDKDVQNHKLARCTVSMQVCPATPLWSCKCCTRQISKLAPETLFTMSEYPEDFKPLMESCKLAEMSKPLCPFCGILLQRLQPDFLLSASPV, from the exons ATGGCTTCGCGATTTCAAGCTGCTCCACTGGTGGCTTCGCCCTTGTACCCTAACGCCATAGCCTGGTCCGACGAGAACCTTATCGCTGTTGCCTGCGGTCACCTTGTCACCATTCTA aatccAGCATTGCCTTTTGGACCGCGAGGCTTGATCACAATTCCAATAAGTGAACCTTATCCAATTGGTTTGGTGAAAAGAGAAG ATTTGCTTACTGGGTGTTTGCTTCCCACTGCTTTATCTCGGGACCGGCGTCCATGTGTTCGTTCAATTTCATGGTCTCCTTTGGGAATGGCGTCTAACGCTGG GTGCTTACTTGCGGTTTGCACCACTGAAGGGCGTGTCAAGCTTTATCGACCTCCATTTAGTGATTTTTGTGCTGAGTGGATAGAG GTTATAGATTTATCAGATAGGCTTTATAATTATCTTGCAAATACCAATTTTGAGGAATCAGAAATTCCTGAGTCAGAATTTTCTCAT gAGCAAACAGAGCTAGGATGCATTGATGATCATGCAAATGTTTTTCCAAACTCTATTACTAGAAAGGAATATAACCGAAGACGAGGTGTTGCCCCCAATGGcat CAATAAGGACTCTGAAACTAGCAACCGTGAGAAGATTCATGCTGGATGTAGCTCTCATGCTAACATGAGCGGAGAGCAGTTGCCTAAG GTTATTGATTCAAAATCTGacaagaggaaaaagaaaaaaccagaAAGTTGCTCACTTCCACAGATAACTGCAGATCAATATGCTTCTCGCAGTGCAATGTTGTCATCG TTGGAGGGAAGTCTG GCACACAATTCATGGGTCACTGCAGTTAATTTTGCTTTCCTTGGATCTAATACTAATCCTCAGGTTTTATTGGCTAGTGGGTGTTCTGATGGGAG TGTGAAGATCTGGTTGGGCAGTGGTGAGATACTTCTGGATTCATCAGAATCTAATAAAACTCCATTTTTTCTATTGAAGGAG GTTATCCCTAGCGATTTCGTCCCAGTTTCAGTACTTTCCATAAAAATACCTGTTCAAGCAGTGGAAAAAATGCTATTAGCGGTTGGGAAAGGATCTGGTTCTTTTGACGTATGGACATGTGACATATCTGGTTGCGAATTTTCTAAATGCGGTTCAAATGATGCTCATGACTACGTT GTTACTGGTTTAGCTTGGGCTTTTGAAGGATGTTTGTACAGTTGTGGCCAG GTTGATTTGAGGCACTGGGGCTTGTGTCCCTTCCTACTTGCACATGAG GATAACTATGTACATTGCTGGCTGTTGCGTGGGAATGCTCTTTGTGAAGTACCATTTCCTTCAAATACTCCTAGTTTAAGCTTGACTGAT CTTCCAGATGTGTTCCTTTCATGCCTAGGTTTGGCAATATCTCCTGGAAATCTTGTTGTTGCTATg GTTCGTAATCTTGATGTTGAGCAATTGGATCATATGTATGAGGCAAG AGCACAAAAGGCTATTGTTGAGTTCTTCTGGATTGGTGGGCAGCAATGGGATCCATTGTCCAAGACATCCCTAGAACTGGCCAGTGAATctgtttttggtttttctgaAAAGGAATTGGTTTATTGGGAATCCAGTATTCTATGGTctttgaaaaaaattgaagatttGCAAAAGCCCCTAGTTATGTGGGATATCATAGCGGCATTATTAGCATTCAAGAAGTTTATACCGAAGTATGCGGACCATATATTGGCTAGATATCTCTCTATGACATTTTTGGGTTCTCATATAAACCTTTCCATTAATGAGATTTTGATGCGGATCTCTGATAATTTAGCAAAAGTTGCTTCTCGCCTATTGCACCTCCTGAATATTATCTGCCGGTGCTTGGTACTATCAGACTTGAAATCTGATGAAATTAACAGTAAAGTAGAATTAGAAGAACCAACTAGTACGGCAGAGGAGCAACAATCTTTGTGGATGGAGCTACTTTttaaaagtgaaaaagaaCTTCGCGAAAGACTTGTTGGTTTGAGTCTTTCTGCTTGCTCTACTGAAAGTTTTTCTCGGCCTGGAAATTGGCATCCTGTTGGATCTGCACAAATGGTGCAGTGGGTTGAACTTAATCGTGATCATATCAAGGATCAACTGAAATTCCTTGCATCAGAGGTTCAAAAGAACAAAAGGAG GCTCTCATCCATTGAATATGAAGTTGAGGAACAATGTAGCTATTGCTCAGCATCAGCTCCTTTTACTTCTGCAGAGGTTGCATTTTGCCAGGGTTCGGAGAGCAGTGACAAAGATGTGCAGAACCACAAATTGGCACGGTGTACCGTTTCTATGCAGGTTTGCCCAGCTACACCATTATGGTCTTGCAAGTGCTGTACCAGACAGATTTCCAAACTGGCACCAGAGACTCTTTTTACAATGTCTGAATATCCTGAAGATTTCAAACCCTTGATGGAATCTTGTAAATTAGCAGAAATGTCAAAACCATTGTGTCCCTTCTGCGGCATACTGCTTCAGAGATTGCAGCCAGACTTTCTACTTTCAGCATCCCCAGTGTAA
- the LOC8269545 gene encoding uncharacterized protein LOC8269545 isoform X6 yields the protein MASRFQAAPLVASPLYPNAIAWSDENLIAVACGHLVTILNPALPFGPRGLITIPISEPYPIGLVKREDLLTGCLLPTALSRDRRPCVRSISWSPLGMASNAGCLLAVCTTEGRVKLYRPPFSDFCAEWIEVIDLSDRLYNYLANTNFEESEIPESEFSHEQTELGCIDDHANVFPNSITRKEYNRRRGVAPNGINKDSETSNREKIHAGCSSHANMSGEQLPKVIDSKSDKRKKKKPESCSLPQITADQYASRSAMLSSVVVAWSPLLCLSSKISLVSQNDSPRRFSLIAVGGKSGNISLWRIDAPQSYSIEHGWLPTSVMLVGLLQAHNSWVTAVNFAFLGSNTNPQVLLASGCSDGSVKIWLGSGEILLDSSESNKTPFFLLKEVIPSDFVPVSVLSIKIPVQAVEKMLLAVGKGSGSFDVWTCDISGCEFSKCGSNDAHDYVVTGLAWAFEGCLYSCGQVDLRHWGLCPFLLAHEDNYVHCWLLRGNALCEVPFPSNTPSLSLTDLPDVFLSCLGLAISPGNLVVAMVRNLDVEQLDHMYEARAQKAIVEFFWIGGQQWDPLSKTSLELASESVFGFSEKELVYWESSILWSLKKIEDLQKPLVMWDIIAALLAFKKFIPKYADHILARYLSMTFLGSHINLSINEILMRISDNLAKVASRLLHLLNIICRCLVLSDLKSDEINSKVELEEPTSTAEEQQSLWMELLFKSEKELRERLVGLSLSACSTESFSRPGNWHPVGSAQMVQWVELNRDHIKDQLKFLASEVQKNKRRGCILPGFGEQ from the exons ATGGCTTCGCGATTTCAAGCTGCTCCACTGGTGGCTTCGCCCTTGTACCCTAACGCCATAGCCTGGTCCGACGAGAACCTTATCGCTGTTGCCTGCGGTCACCTTGTCACCATTCTA aatccAGCATTGCCTTTTGGACCGCGAGGCTTGATCACAATTCCAATAAGTGAACCTTATCCAATTGGTTTGGTGAAAAGAGAAG ATTTGCTTACTGGGTGTTTGCTTCCCACTGCTTTATCTCGGGACCGGCGTCCATGTGTTCGTTCAATTTCATGGTCTCCTTTGGGAATGGCGTCTAACGCTGG GTGCTTACTTGCGGTTTGCACCACTGAAGGGCGTGTCAAGCTTTATCGACCTCCATTTAGTGATTTTTGTGCTGAGTGGATAGAG GTTATAGATTTATCAGATAGGCTTTATAATTATCTTGCAAATACCAATTTTGAGGAATCAGAAATTCCTGAGTCAGAATTTTCTCAT gAGCAAACAGAGCTAGGATGCATTGATGATCATGCAAATGTTTTTCCAAACTCTATTACTAGAAAGGAATATAACCGAAGACGAGGTGTTGCCCCCAATGGcat CAATAAGGACTCTGAAACTAGCAACCGTGAGAAGATTCATGCTGGATGTAGCTCTCATGCTAACATGAGCGGAGAGCAGTTGCCTAAG GTTATTGATTCAAAATCTGacaagaggaaaaagaaaaaaccagaAAGTTGCTCACTTCCACAGATAACTGCAGATCAATATGCTTCTCGCAGTGCAATGTTGTCATCGGTTGTTGTTGCTTGGTCGCCACTGTTGTGCTTGTCATCTAAAATCAGTTTGGTTTCTCAAAATGATTCACCTCGCAGATTCTCTTTAATTGCAGTTGGAGGGAAGTCTGGTAATATCTCATTATGGAGAATTGATGCACCACAAAGCTACTCTATTGAGCACGGTTGGCTCCCTACCAGTGTGATGCTTGTTGGGCTTTTGCAGGCACACAATTCATGGGTCACTGCAGTTAATTTTGCTTTCCTTGGATCTAATACTAATCCTCAGGTTTTATTGGCTAGTGGGTGTTCTGATGGGAG TGTGAAGATCTGGTTGGGCAGTGGTGAGATACTTCTGGATTCATCAGAATCTAATAAAACTCCATTTTTTCTATTGAAGGAG GTTATCCCTAGCGATTTCGTCCCAGTTTCAGTACTTTCCATAAAAATACCTGTTCAAGCAGTGGAAAAAATGCTATTAGCGGTTGGGAAAGGATCTGGTTCTTTTGACGTATGGACATGTGACATATCTGGTTGCGAATTTTCTAAATGCGGTTCAAATGATGCTCATGACTACGTT GTTACTGGTTTAGCTTGGGCTTTTGAAGGATGTTTGTACAGTTGTGGCCAG GTTGATTTGAGGCACTGGGGCTTGTGTCCCTTCCTACTTGCACATGAG GATAACTATGTACATTGCTGGCTGTTGCGTGGGAATGCTCTTTGTGAAGTACCATTTCCTTCAAATACTCCTAGTTTAAGCTTGACTGAT CTTCCAGATGTGTTCCTTTCATGCCTAGGTTTGGCAATATCTCCTGGAAATCTTGTTGTTGCTATg GTTCGTAATCTTGATGTTGAGCAATTGGATCATATGTATGAGGCAAG AGCACAAAAGGCTATTGTTGAGTTCTTCTGGATTGGTGGGCAGCAATGGGATCCATTGTCCAAGACATCCCTAGAACTGGCCAGTGAATctgtttttggtttttctgaAAAGGAATTGGTTTATTGGGAATCCAGTATTCTATGGTctttgaaaaaaattgaagatttGCAAAAGCCCCTAGTTATGTGGGATATCATAGCGGCATTATTAGCATTCAAGAAGTTTATACCGAAGTATGCGGACCATATATTGGCTAGATATCTCTCTATGACATTTTTGGGTTCTCATATAAACCTTTCCATTAATGAGATTTTGATGCGGATCTCTGATAATTTAGCAAAAGTTGCTTCTCGCCTATTGCACCTCCTGAATATTATCTGCCGGTGCTTGGTACTATCAGACTTGAAATCTGATGAAATTAACAGTAAAGTAGAATTAGAAGAACCAACTAGTACGGCAGAGGAGCAACAATCTTTGTGGATGGAGCTACTTTttaaaagtgaaaaagaaCTTCGCGAAAGACTTGTTGGTTTGAGTCTTTCTGCTTGCTCTACTGAAAGTTTTTCTCGGCCTGGAAATTGGCATCCTGTTGGATCTGCACAAATGGTGCAGTGGGTTGAACTTAATCGTGATCATATCAAGGATCAACTGAAATTCCTTGCATCAGAGGTTCAAAAGAACAAAAGGAG AGGTTGCATTTTGCCAGGGTTCGGAGAGCAGTGA